The genomic interval GTCACCCGGTTGCAGGACCTGGGTCCGGAAATGAGCGGGTATATCGGGCACCTCAAGCGGCACAAGCCCACGTCCTGGGGTCATCACCTGAGACGGCTGCTGGCCCTGAAGGTGAACTACCGGGTGGATGACATCCTGATAGCTGTCCGCCGGGCACAGCAATACAAGGTCTACGAAGCAGGAACTATCGAGCGGTTCCTGGAAAACAACTCCGAACCTCGCTACCCCATCAAATTAACCTTTAAACCCCAAAACAGCAACGATGATGAGCACTAAGAAAACAACCCATCCCCAAGGGCAGACGAAGCAGTTTACCGATAACTGCCACTACCTGGGACTTAACCTTCTGGCCGAAGAGTACCCGCAAATCGTGGATAAGGCAGGTAAGGACACCCTTGGGTACTTCGAGTTTATCAGTGGAATCGTTCAGGCAGAGGCTGCAGCCAGGCAGCAGAGACGCACGGAATACCTGGTTAAAAACAGCCGCTTGCCTCAGCCGCTGGCCATGCTCGCCGGCTTTGATTTTGACTTCCAGCCCAAGCTGGACCGGAGACTTATCATGGATCTGGCTTCTCTCAGTTTTATGGAGAGGCAGCAATCGATCCTTTTCGTAGGGGATAACGGGACCGGGAAATCGCGACTCGCACGAAGCCTGGCCCTGAATGCCTGTCAGCGTGGATATAAAACGTATTACACCACCTGCAGTGAGCTGATCAATGATCTGAATGCCGGGGTGTATGAAAAGACACTGGATAAAAGAATCAGAAAGTATATCAATCCGGAACTCCTGCTGATCGATGAGATGGGCCATGACCGGCTGGAGCTGCAGGTGGTTAAAGAGGCACATCTGCTCTTCAAGGTGATCGACCAAAGGTACAAGGATAACAAGCCGCTAATCTTTACCACGAATATCGAGGAGCCCGACTGGCCTGAGTTCCTCGGGGACCCGATCTCAACATCTGCCATCCTCGACCGGATCTTCCATCACTCGGTCATTGTCCGGATCAAAGGTCCCAGCTACCGCAAATACCAGGGTGAACTCCTGCAAAAAGAATATGCTGAAAACAAAGGTGAAAATGAGGGACCAGGGTAAAAGAAACCGTCTAAACTATCGTGAAGAAAAGGCG from Candidatus Brocadiia bacterium carries:
- the istB gene encoding IS21-like element helper ATPase IstB, giving the protein MSTKKTTHPQGQTKQFTDNCHYLGLNLLAEEYPQIVDKAGKDTLGYFEFISGIVQAEAAARQQRRTEYLVKNSRLPQPLAMLAGFDFDFQPKLDRRLIMDLASLSFMERQQSILFVGDNGTGKSRLARSLALNACQRGYKTYYTTCSELINDLNAGVYEKTLDKRIRKYINPELLLIDEMGHDRLELQVVKEAHLLFKVIDQRYKDNKPLIFTTNIEEPDWPEFLGDPISTSAILDRIFHHSVIVRIKGPSYRKYQGELLQKEYAENKGENEGPG